Proteins encoded within one genomic window of Solibaculum mannosilyticum:
- a CDS encoding ABC transporter ATP-binding protein, whose amino-acid sequence MFGAYKRFFRFAGEQKGTWYKGMAFELLRSIFEALQFVALLVVLRALVEQNMTGATPWMAFGIMAVSVAGAALCWYLAHNSEGHANYRMCAEKRIHIGERMKYMPMGYFNAQSLGSLTAAATSTMEDLESMSFAVIARTVVGMIRTTIFSLAILCFDWRIGLVFLLGMLLFLWVNSLLLKKSRELSPGRLAAQTRLVDAVLEYIQGMSVVRAFHGDKAANQTLNRTIEETEQQNFKLERKRIPYNVLEQIVLRVTAVAAILFSIWFFLQGSMTLFTCLMVVVSAFLVYSELESAGEMFFMLPMIDASIDRVEEIDRAPRMDEGGSVQTPKHCDISFEHVDFSYGERKIIRDVSFTIPEGTTTAIVGPSGSGKTTLTSLMARFWDVDSGAVKLGGIDVKDYVLDSLMHNFSMVFQRVYLFNDSIENNIKFGKPDATHEEVVAAAKAARCHDFITALPDGYDTIIGESGATISGGERQRLSIARAMLKDAPIIILDEATANVDPENEAELQEAIEALTGGKTIIMIAHRLKTVRNADQILVLDHGEIVQHGTHDQLIGQQGIYADFILNRRAAIDWKINA is encoded by the coding sequence ATGTTTGGCGCATATAAACGGTTTTTCCGCTTTGCCGGGGAGCAGAAAGGCACCTGGTATAAGGGAATGGCCTTTGAACTGCTGCGGAGTATTTTTGAGGCTTTGCAGTTTGTGGCGCTGCTGGTCGTGCTCCGCGCCCTGGTAGAGCAGAACATGACCGGGGCCACCCCATGGATGGCCTTTGGGATCATGGCGGTCAGTGTGGCCGGAGCCGCCCTGTGCTGGTATCTGGCCCACAACAGCGAGGGGCACGCCAATTACCGGATGTGCGCGGAAAAGCGCATCCATATCGGGGAGCGCATGAAGTATATGCCCATGGGCTACTTCAACGCCCAGAGCCTGGGCAGCCTCACCGCGGCGGCCACCTCCACCATGGAGGACCTGGAGAGTATGTCCTTTGCGGTGATCGCCCGGACGGTGGTGGGCATGATTCGGACCACCATCTTCTCTTTGGCGATCCTGTGCTTTGATTGGCGCATCGGGCTGGTATTCCTGCTTGGTATGCTTCTGTTCCTTTGGGTCAACTCACTTTTGCTGAAGAAATCCAGAGAGTTATCTCCGGGGCGGCTGGCAGCCCAGACAAGGCTGGTGGACGCTGTGCTGGAATACATACAGGGCATGAGCGTGGTGCGCGCTTTCCATGGAGACAAAGCGGCCAATCAGACGCTGAACCGCACGATTGAGGAGACGGAACAGCAGAATTTCAAGCTGGAGCGCAAGCGTATTCCCTACAATGTGTTGGAGCAGATCGTCCTGCGTGTTACGGCGGTGGCGGCGATTCTGTTCTCGATCTGGTTTTTCCTGCAAGGCAGTATGACCCTCTTTACCTGCCTGATGGTGGTGGTTTCCGCTTTCCTGGTATATAGCGAGCTGGAGTCTGCCGGGGAGATGTTCTTTATGCTGCCCATGATCGACGCCTCCATCGACCGGGTGGAGGAAATCGACCGTGCTCCCCGGATGGACGAGGGCGGCTCCGTGCAGACGCCGAAACACTGCGATATTTCCTTCGAGCATGTGGACTTTTCCTATGGAGAGCGGAAAATCATCCGCGATGTCAGCTTTACCATCCCGGAGGGGACAACCACTGCCATCGTGGGGCCCTCCGGCTCCGGCAAGACCACCCTCACCAGTCTTATGGCAAGGTTTTGGGATGTGGACAGCGGTGCGGTCAAGCTGGGCGGCATTGATGTGAAGGACTATGTGCTGGATAGTTTGATGCACAATTTCAGCATGGTCTTTCAGCGCGTGTACCTGTTCAACGACAGCATTGAGAACAACATCAAGTTCGGCAAGCCGGACGCCACCCATGAGGAGGTGGTGGCCGCGGCAAAGGCGGCCCGGTGCCATGACTTCATCACGGCCCTGCCGGACGGCTACGATACCATCATCGGTGAGAGCGGCGCTACGATCTCCGGCGGGGAACGCCAGCGGCTCTCCATCGCACGGGCCATGCTCAAGGATGCGCCGATCATCATTTTGGATGAGGCCACGGCCAATGTTGACCCGGAGAACGAGGCCGAGCTGCAGGAGGCCATTGAAGCCCTGACCGGAGGCAAGACCATCATTATGATTGCTCACCGTCTGAAAACCGTAAGAAATGCCGATCAGATTCTGGTGTTGGACCACGGGGAAATCGTTCAGCACGGCACACATGACCAGCTCATTGGGCAACAAGGAATCTATGCCGACTTCATTTTGAATCGGAGAGCGGCGATTGACTGGAAAATCAACGCATAG
- a CDS encoding ABC transporter ATP-binding protein, which yields MQQQKKPFSLMAFIKPHRAGFLASVILAVLSVASGMVPYFAVARMVNLLISGEKNFSIYLTWGAVALIAYLLKSVLHGISTRCSHEATFHVLSELRRAVADKLTRVSMGYLTDTPSGRLKTTMVERVEQMEVPLAHIIPEMTSNLLVPIAIVVYLFVLDWRMALVSLITIPIGMLCYMAQMKEYPKKYGAVVQAGKHMSATTVEYIGGIEVIKAFNQSAASYGKFTQAVRQSADLMLDWMKSTQGYSALMMTIWPAVLIGVLPIGCVFYRNGSLTASDFITIAILALGIVGPLVAAIFLTDDFSKIATITGEIGAVLSEPDLERPAQRKDLHGLDIDLRDVTFAYKDKQVLNGVTLNIRQGTTTALVGPSGSGKSTIAKLIASYWDAGGGSITIGEVDVKNLPPEQVMDLIGYVSQDNFLFNISVRENIRMGRPEATDDEVEAVAKASGCHDFIMGLDHGYDTVVGGAGGHLSGGERQRVAIARAMMKNAPIVILDEATSYTDPENEAVLQDAIGRLTRGKTLIVIAHRLSTITDADQIAVVEQGKILDAGTHDELLKRCPLYAQMWAAHTQAKDADMREGGGKHVWRI from the coding sequence ATGCAACAACAAAAGAAGCCATTTAGTTTGATGGCATTTATCAAGCCACACCGGGCGGGGTTTCTTGCTTCGGTTATCCTTGCTGTTCTCAGCGTGGCCAGCGGAATGGTGCCATACTTCGCTGTGGCAAGGATGGTCAATCTGCTTATTTCTGGTGAAAAGAACTTTTCGATTTATCTGACCTGGGGAGCAGTTGCCCTGATTGCCTATCTGCTCAAGTCTGTTCTTCACGGCATCTCCACCCGATGCTCCCATGAAGCCACTTTCCATGTGCTGTCGGAACTGCGGCGGGCTGTGGCGGATAAGCTGACCCGCGTTTCCATGGGCTATCTGACCGATACGCCATCGGGCCGCCTGAAAACAACCATGGTGGAGCGTGTGGAGCAGATGGAGGTCCCGCTGGCCCACATCATTCCGGAAATGACCTCCAATCTGTTGGTCCCTATCGCCATTGTGGTCTACCTCTTTGTCTTGGACTGGCGCATGGCACTGGTGTCGCTTATCACCATCCCCATCGGGATGCTTTGTTACATGGCCCAGATGAAAGAGTACCCGAAAAAGTATGGGGCGGTGGTTCAGGCTGGCAAGCACATGAGCGCCACCACGGTGGAGTACATAGGCGGCATTGAGGTCATCAAAGCGTTCAATCAAAGTGCGGCCTCTTATGGAAAGTTCACACAGGCTGTGCGTCAGAGCGCGGACCTCATGCTGGACTGGATGAAGTCCACGCAAGGCTACTCCGCCCTGATGATGACCATTTGGCCCGCTGTGCTGATCGGTGTTTTGCCCATTGGGTGCGTCTTTTATAGGAATGGCAGCTTGACCGCCTCAGATTTTATCACGATTGCAATCCTGGCTCTCGGTATCGTGGGGCCATTGGTAGCAGCGATCTTTTTGACCGATGATTTCTCTAAAATTGCGACCATCACCGGGGAAATCGGCGCTGTGCTGTCCGAGCCGGATTTGGAGCGGCCCGCGCAGAGAAAAGACCTGCATGGGCTGGACATTGACCTGCGGGATGTGACATTCGCTTACAAAGATAAGCAGGTTTTGAACGGCGTCACACTGAACATCCGGCAAGGCACGACCACCGCGCTGGTGGGGCCGTCCGGCTCCGGCAAGTCCACCATTGCCAAGCTCATCGCCTCCTATTGGGACGCTGGCGGCGGAAGCATCACCATTGGCGAGGTGGATGTGAAAAACCTTCCGCCGGAGCAGGTAATGGATCTCATCGGGTATGTCTCCCAAGACAACTTTCTGTTCAATATCTCCGTTCGGGAAAACATCCGTATGGGACGGCCGGAGGCCACCGACGATGAAGTGGAGGCTGTGGCGAAGGCATCCGGCTGTCATGATTTCATCATGGGTCTGGATCATGGATATGACACTGTGGTGGGCGGCGCAGGCGGACACCTCTCCGGCGGGGAGCGCCAGCGGGTCGCCATTGCGCGGGCTATGATGAAAAACGCCCCGATTGTGATTTTGGACGAGGCGACTTCCTACACAGACCCCGAGAACGAGGCGGTGCTTCAGGACGCCATCGGCAGACTGACCCGTGGAAAGACGCTCATCGTCATCGCCCACCGCCTGAGCACCATCACCGATGCAGACCAAATCGCCGTGGTGGAACAGGGAAAAATCCTGGACGCGGGAACGCATGATGAACTGCTGAAGCGGTGTCCTCTCTACGCGCAGATGTGGGCGGCCCACACGCAGGCGAAAGATGCGGACATGAGAGAAGGAGGTGGCAAGCATGTTTGGCGCATATAA
- a CDS encoding cysteine-rich KTR domain-containing protein — protein MLSGWIDQNGWIHCPTCGNKTRTKVNPDTVLKHFPLFCPKCGKEHIVDVQGQNIILSEPDAKTQSR, from the coding sequence TTGTTGAGCGGGTGGATCGACCAAAACGGCTGGATTCACTGTCCTACCTGCGGCAACAAGACCCGCACAAAAGTAAATCCAGACACCGTTCTAAAGCACTTCCCGCTTTTCTGTCCCAAATGCGGAAAGGAACACATCGTTGATGTGCAGGGACAAAATATCATATTGTCAGAGCCAGACGCAAAGACGCAGAGCCGATAA
- a CDS encoding TetR/AcrR family transcriptional regulator, which produces MAKRVAGVTEKLMEAAKQEFLKNGYERASLQTIAEKAGSSKGAIYIRYPDKESLYRSLVQPAIDGFCELLQSVLYQFNRLSGEEQTRQMLRRSNDEFPKVVDYLYDHFDEFKLLFTSGENNAYQEFIHRVVELDTGCTAQYIEASGNDAVSSGRLTPELNHLLSSAFYTGMFEVVIHNMPKEQAMKHIQKMRRFYTAGWQTIFSSDGGEDC; this is translated from the coding sequence ATGGCAAAGCGTGTAGCAGGAGTAACGGAAAAGCTGATGGAAGCAGCCAAGCAGGAATTTCTAAAAAACGGATATGAGCGGGCCTCCTTACAGACGATTGCGGAAAAGGCCGGCTCCAGCAAAGGGGCGATCTACATCCGCTACCCGGACAAAGAGAGCCTATACCGTTCTCTGGTACAGCCAGCAATAGATGGATTTTGTGAGTTGCTGCAATCTGTTTTGTATCAGTTCAATCGGTTATCCGGAGAAGAGCAAACGCGGCAAATGCTGCGCCGCTCAAACGACGAATTCCCTAAAGTCGTGGACTACCTGTACGACCATTTTGATGAGTTCAAATTGTTGTTTACCAGCGGGGAGAACAACGCATATCAGGAGTTCATCCACCGGGTTGTCGAATTGGACACCGGATGTACTGCTCAATATATTGAAGCGTCAGGAAATGATGCGGTTTCGAGCGGCCGCCTTACCCCAGAGTTGAATCACCTTCTTTCCAGTGCCTTCTATACGGGAATGTTTGAAGTAGTCATTCATAATATGCCGAAGGAGCAGGCTATGAAGCATATTCAGAAAATGCGTCGCTTCTATACGGCAGGGTGGCAGACCATCTTTTCCAGTGATGGGGGTGAGGATTGTTGA
- a CDS encoding winged helix-turn-helix domain-containing protein, with protein sequence MGCIISCSIFSRKALVGRYNFGGKALIGLAVLQYDNLCIDPNQRRAFVSGRAVELTTMEFNILYYLALHPGWTFTREQLYQYAMSDDFASGPESVTSRIYKIRKKLNINAIQTVHGYGYRFEK encoded by the coding sequence ATGGGCTGTATCATAAGTTGTTCCATATTCAGCAGGAAAGCCTTGGTTGGGCGGTATAACTTTGGGGGAAAAGCGTTGATTGGACTGGCTGTTCTACAATATGATAATCTGTGTATTGACCCAAACCAGCGTAGGGCCTTTGTGAGCGGGCGAGCGGTGGAGTTGACTACGATGGAGTTCAATATCTTATACTATCTGGCCTTACACCCTGGCTGGACCTTTACCCGGGAGCAGCTTTACCAATATGCAATGTCTGATGACTTTGCTTCTGGCCCCGAAAGCGTTACCAGCAGGATCTACAAGATACGAAAAAAACTAAATATCAATGCGATTCAAACTGTACATGGATACGGTTATCGTTTTGAGAAGTAA
- a CDS encoding ABC transporter ATP-binding protein, which translates to MSRLQKALFLSDKGYADLKKAIFACTLTNLAMLLPFCVTVMIFSEILTPFVSGGSIQWNHIWMLWGAGIVSAILVFLAAKNDYRKTYIASYKESNTTRLRIAEHLRKLPMNFFNTKDLSELTTNMMADCSSMESLLSSTIPPLIANGITVTLTCILLAFFDWRLALCVFVTVPLAFLIIWLSRNHQKKLFEKQVDAKLAASGQVQEYLEGMKIIKSCGLSGSHFSALDKALLAMKKIAIKVEMAVGVFMSSASMILQAGIGITIFVGAILLTQGQIELLPLLMFLLMVTRIYGPILAILANLSSLLNLNVVTSRMRTLLTTPAMDGEGKTVPNCDIELSHVTFAYNQEDVIKDVSCKIPQGSVTALVGPSGSGKSTISKLIARFWDVQQGKITVGGKDIKSMEPESLMSYMSFVFQDVTLFNDTVMNNIRLGNPNATNDQVIAAAKAAYCDEFVREMPDGYQTVLGENGSTLSGGERQRISIARALLKNAPIILLDEATASLDPENEVLVQKAIAKLVEGKTVIMIAHRLRTVVDADQIIVLDNGRLVEHGTHDELMKKNGLYHKLFHIQQESLGWAV; encoded by the coding sequence ATGAGCAGATTACAAAAAGCTCTCTTTTTATCAGACAAGGGTTACGCAGATCTGAAAAAAGCAATCTTCGCCTGCACATTGACGAACCTGGCTATGCTTCTGCCGTTCTGTGTAACTGTTATGATTTTCAGTGAAATTCTGACACCCTTTGTCAGTGGCGGCTCCATTCAGTGGAACCATATCTGGATGCTGTGGGGCGCAGGTATTGTTTCGGCCATCCTGGTATTTCTGGCCGCCAAAAACGATTACCGCAAAACCTATATTGCCTCGTACAAGGAATCGAACACGACCCGTCTGCGCATTGCGGAGCATCTTCGGAAACTTCCGATGAACTTTTTTAACACAAAAGACCTTTCTGAACTGACCACCAATATGATGGCGGATTGCAGCAGCATGGAGTCCCTACTCAGCAGCACAATTCCACCGCTGATTGCTAACGGCATCACGGTAACACTGACCTGTATCCTACTGGCCTTCTTCGATTGGCGGCTTGCCTTGTGCGTATTTGTCACAGTCCCGCTTGCGTTTCTCATTATCTGGCTTAGCCGGAACCACCAAAAGAAACTGTTTGAAAAGCAGGTTGACGCAAAGTTGGCTGCCTCTGGCCAAGTACAGGAATACCTGGAAGGTATGAAGATCATCAAGTCCTGCGGGCTGTCTGGCTCTCATTTCAGTGCGTTGGATAAAGCTCTGCTTGCCATGAAAAAGATTGCCATCAAAGTGGAAATGGCTGTCGGCGTGTTTATGTCCAGCGCCAGCATGATTTTGCAGGCTGGCATCGGTATCACGATTTTTGTCGGAGCTATTCTTCTGACACAAGGACAGATTGAACTTCTTCCTCTGCTAATGTTCCTGCTGATGGTTACACGGATCTATGGCCCGATCCTGGCGATTCTGGCAAACCTGTCCTCGCTGTTGAATTTGAATGTGGTCACAAGTCGTATGCGTACCCTGCTCACCACTCCTGCGATGGACGGTGAAGGGAAAACAGTCCCGAACTGCGATATTGAACTTTCCCATGTGACCTTTGCCTACAATCAGGAAGATGTTATCAAAGATGTTTCCTGTAAAATCCCCCAGGGGAGCGTGACCGCGCTCGTTGGTCCGTCTGGCTCTGGTAAAAGCACAATTTCCAAACTGATCGCTCGCTTTTGGGATGTTCAGCAGGGTAAGATCACCGTGGGCGGCAAGGACATCAAGAGCATGGAGCCGGAAAGCCTCATGTCCTATATGTCCTTTGTGTTCCAGGATGTGACCCTGTTCAATGATACGGTTATGAACAATATTCGCCTTGGCAATCCAAACGCAACGAACGATCAAGTAATTGCTGCGGCCAAAGCCGCCTATTGTGATGAATTTGTCCGGGAAATGCCGGACGGGTATCAGACGGTCCTCGGTGAAAATGGCAGCACGCTTTCCGGCGGTGAGCGCCAGCGTATTTCCATCGCCCGCGCCTTGCTGAAAAATGCGCCTATTATCCTGCTTGATGAGGCAACGGCATCCCTTGACCCGGAGAATGAAGTGCTGGTTCAAAAGGCGATTGCCAAACTGGTGGAAGGTAAAACAGTTATTATGATTGCCCACCGCCTCCGTACAGTTGTGGATGCGGATCAGATCATTGTTCTTGACAATGGACGACTGGTAGAACATGGAACGCACGATGAGTTGATGAAGAAGAATGGGCTGTATCATAAGTTGTTCCATATTCAGCAGGAAAGCCTTGGTTGGGCGGTATAA
- a CDS encoding ABC transporter ATP-binding protein: MSNAKSKQAKPKTGLARCMELASDRKGLVFLAAVLSSLAAIASFIPYIAVYFMIRSIIGVFPNLDQLDMGMVMNYGWLALAGIVANILLYFLAIFSSHMAAFGTLYELKVLFADHITKIPLGYHLTIGSGRLRKIMDENIESVEGFIAHQFPDFVASITAPIVMVIILLAVDWRFGLASLVGIILAFVAEFIGFGSGEMKENMGKYQKALEEMNNASVEYVRGMSVVKAFNQTASSFKKLKDAITGYTEWVLKFSLGWQNCMPAFTTIINNVYLILVPVGILIGSRTDDFAGFAMTFIFYLLFVPAISGVLNKIMYISESFMQIDGNVARMDEILNIPEMPETDHPQKPANDDVVFKDVSFSYTGDSSEKALEDVSFIAKQGQITAIVGPSGGGKSTIANLISRFWDVSSGSITIGGVDVRDMAENDLMRHVSFVFQDIFLFKQSILDNIRMGNPTASEEQVIAAAKAAQCHDFISKLPDGYHTVVGSKGIHLSGGERQRIAIARAIIKDSPIIVLDEATAFSDPENEYLIQKAFEKLMQGKTVIIIAHRLSTIRNADKIIVMEKGHLVEEGKHDELVAAGGRYAQMWNHYTEAIGWKISGKAV, from the coding sequence ATGTCAAACGCAAAGTCGAAACAAGCAAAACCAAAGACGGGTTTGGCACGATGCATGGAATTGGCTTCTGACAGAAAGGGCCTTGTGTTCTTAGCTGCGGTTCTTTCGTCATTGGCGGCCATTGCTTCGTTTATCCCGTACATAGCGGTCTATTTTATGATCCGCTCAATTATCGGTGTTTTCCCGAACCTTGACCAGTTGGATATGGGGATGGTCATGAATTATGGCTGGTTGGCGCTCGCCGGGATCGTGGCGAATATCCTACTGTATTTTCTGGCTATTTTCAGCTCACACATGGCGGCATTTGGAACGCTGTACGAGTTGAAAGTTCTCTTTGCAGACCATATTACCAAAATCCCACTGGGGTATCACTTGACGATTGGCAGCGGCCGTCTGCGGAAAATCATGGATGAAAACATTGAAAGTGTGGAGGGCTTTATTGCTCACCAGTTTCCTGATTTTGTTGCCTCTATTACCGCTCCTATCGTCATGGTCATCATCCTGTTGGCTGTTGACTGGCGGTTTGGTCTGGCCTCCCTGGTCGGCATCATTCTTGCATTTGTCGCAGAGTTTATCGGCTTTGGCAGCGGTGAAATGAAAGAAAACATGGGCAAATACCAAAAGGCCCTGGAAGAAATGAACAACGCTTCTGTGGAGTATGTCCGGGGAATGTCGGTAGTAAAGGCGTTTAATCAGACGGCATCCTCTTTCAAGAAACTCAAAGATGCCATTACCGGCTATACAGAGTGGGTGCTGAAATTCTCCCTTGGCTGGCAAAACTGTATGCCCGCCTTCACCACGATCATCAACAATGTTTACCTGATCCTCGTCCCGGTAGGAATTTTGATCGGCTCCAGAACCGACGATTTCGCCGGATTTGCCATGACTTTCATTTTCTATCTGCTCTTTGTTCCTGCCATCTCCGGTGTGTTGAACAAGATCATGTATATCTCAGAATCGTTCATGCAGATTGACGGGAATGTGGCACGAATGGACGAAATTCTGAATATTCCCGAAATGCCGGAGACGGATCACCCCCAAAAACCGGCAAACGATGATGTCGTTTTCAAGGATGTCAGTTTTTCTTATACCGGGGATTCCTCCGAGAAGGCGCTTGAAGATGTTTCCTTCATAGCAAAGCAGGGACAGATCACAGCAATCGTCGGCCCCTCCGGCGGCGGCAAGAGTACGATTGCCAATCTGATTTCCCGCTTTTGGGATGTTTCTTCCGGCAGCATTACCATCGGCGGTGTAGATGTACGCGATATGGCAGAGAATGACCTGATGCGCCATGTCAGCTTTGTGTTCCAGGATATTTTCCTGTTCAAGCAGAGCATCCTGGATAATATCCGTATGGGCAACCCGACCGCCAGCGAGGAACAAGTGATTGCGGCGGCGAAAGCGGCACAGTGCCACGACTTTATCTCCAAACTGCCGGACGGGTATCACACGGTGGTCGGCTCCAAGGGCATCCATCTCTCTGGTGGCGAGCGTCAGCGAATTGCCATTGCGCGGGCCATTATCAAGGACTCGCCTATCATCGTGCTTGATGAGGCAACGGCATTCAGCGACCCGGAGAATGAATATCTGATCCAGAAAGCCTTTGAAAAACTGATGCAGGGTAAGACAGTTATCATCATTGCACACCGCCTCTCCACGATCCGCAATGCAGATAAGATCATCGTCATGGAGAAAGGACACCTGGTCGAAGAAGGAAAACATGACGAGCTGGTGGCCGCAGGCGGACGCTATGCACAGATGTGGAACCACTATACAGAAGCGATTGGCTGGAAAATCAGCGGAAAGGCGGTGTAA
- a CDS encoding helix-turn-helix domain-containing protein, translating into MERVNFNPEWYGVQAKVLSRSERQMVVDYGCNGRGIVKNYSLFEGIQLCFLDFETDESMRAQKFNPDILQITHCQTGRYECEFANHTVAYLPTGYFSVATTAHLPTSFSFPLGKYYGVSLVIDRQALSDEIRRMMRTIPIDLDKIGTTLGLETQWYVSDTPPQLRHLFSELYTAIQTEPVGYFKVKAIELLYHMDQLTQISGCDSKYFDKKQIQATKAIREYLISHLDEKVPLEQLAKEAHLNLSVFHLVFSHIYGDTPYAYLKKYKMNLAAQWLSENKMKIGDIALELGYSNASKFAKAFQSVYGMLPKDYRKNR; encoded by the coding sequence ATGGAGAGGGTCAATTTCAATCCGGAATGGTATGGTGTACAGGCGAAAGTGCTATCGAGAAGCGAGAGACAGATGGTTGTGGATTATGGATGTAATGGGCGTGGTATCGTAAAAAATTATAGCTTGTTTGAGGGAATACAACTTTGCTTCCTCGATTTTGAAACGGATGAATCTATGAGGGCCCAGAAGTTCAATCCAGATATCCTCCAGATTACTCACTGTCAAACCGGACGCTACGAATGCGAATTTGCCAATCATACTGTGGCATATTTGCCAACGGGCTATTTCAGTGTTGCAACCACAGCGCATTTGCCGACTTCGTTCTCTTTCCCCTTGGGGAAGTATTACGGCGTTAGTCTTGTCATAGATCGTCAGGCGCTTTCGGACGAAATACGCCGGATGATGCGGACAATTCCCATTGACCTTGATAAAATAGGGACAACACTTGGTCTTGAAACACAATGGTATGTCAGTGATACTCCACCGCAATTACGACACTTGTTTTCCGAATTATACACAGCCATTCAAACGGAGCCTGTCGGCTATTTCAAAGTTAAGGCCATAGAACTATTATACCATATGGATCAGTTGACACAGATTAGCGGGTGCGACTCAAAGTATTTTGATAAGAAACAGATTCAAGCAACAAAAGCTATTCGGGAGTATCTTATTTCCCATCTGGATGAAAAAGTTCCCTTGGAACAGTTGGCAAAAGAGGCGCACTTGAATCTGTCGGTGTTCCATCTGGTTTTTTCCCACATATATGGGGACACCCCGTATGCCTACCTCAAAAAATACAAAATGAATTTAGCTGCCCAGTGGCTTTCGGAAAACAAGATGAAAATCGGTGATATTGCCTTGGAGCTTGGATATAGCAACGCAAGTAAATTTGCTAAAGCATTTCAATCTGTATATGGAATGTTGCCAAAAGACTACCGAAAAAATCGATAG
- a CDS encoding winged helix-turn-helix domain-containing protein: protein MGKLFILSVEEDDLETAEKIMAFIESTELVMCTDLPSAPLRYKALCIDAACRQVFWQGKFIELTPMEFDVFHLLARRPGRVFSQREIYEFAAPDSFDSSWTGISSIIYKLRHKLNADFIQTVYGKGYKFLPP, encoded by the coding sequence GTGGGAAAACTGTTCATATTATCAGTCGAAGAAGATGATCTTGAAACCGCAGAGAAAATCATGGCCTTCATAGAGTCAACAGAACTGGTCATGTGTACGGATCTTCCCTCTGCCCCTCTGCGCTACAAGGCTTTATGTATCGACGCTGCGTGCCGTCAAGTGTTTTGGCAGGGCAAATTCATAGAGCTGACTCCTATGGAGTTCGATGTGTTTCATTTGCTTGCCCGGCGGCCCGGACGGGTATTTTCACAAAGGGAGATCTATGAGTTCGCCGCCCCTGATTCGTTTGACAGTAGCTGGACGGGGATCTCCAGCATTATTTACAAGCTGCGTCATAAGCTGAACGCCGACTTTATCCAAACCGTGTATGGGAAGGGCTATAAATTCTTGCCGCCATGA
- a CDS encoding metal-dependent transcriptional regulator — protein MKKLHASGEDYLEAVLVLQKEKGMVRSVDVSRHLDVSKPSVCHAVATLKEGGFLTMDEDSFLHLTDVGREVAEKTYEKHCFFTRLLVEAGVEPKTAEQDACRMEHAISDDSFQKIKSGLKDK, from the coding sequence ATGAAAAAACTCCATGCGTCGGGCGAGGATTATCTGGAGGCCGTGCTGGTGCTCCAAAAGGAAAAGGGCATGGTACGCTCCGTGGATGTGTCCAGGCACCTTGATGTATCGAAACCCAGCGTGTGTCATGCGGTAGCTACCTTGAAAGAGGGCGGTTTTCTCACCATGGACGAAGACTCTTTCCTGCACCTGACAGATGTGGGCAGAGAGGTTGCCGAAAAAACTTATGAGAAGCACTGCTTTTTCACCCGTCTGCTGGTGGAGGCAGGTGTAGAGCCAAAGACTGCCGAGCAGGATGCCTGCCGCATGGAGCACGCAATCAGCGATGACAGTTTTCAAAAAATTAAATCAGGGCTAAAGGACAAATAA